A window of the Mesotoga prima MesG1.Ag.4.2 genome harbors these coding sequences:
- a CDS encoding gluzincin family metallopeptidase → MFRRYFLITFLLLSAFLSGYSFRDLDWLKHESDHFVYLYHKEVASSIFQVEALAEDAFDTLSELFGNPFKEKITVIIGGYEDRSNGLANPVLESIYIMTVGMDYPYRNDGFWLEEVITHELTHLFQITSVTEFGNILRNYVSKAYLPNALQPMWLTEGFAQLGSELIGDLYEYDYRRLPFLLDQLMENEPFSEETVVTGFSGIGGESYYNYGYAFLSYLSETYGIESLLELVKVKRGLLGLTGIELAIKKVYGKSYEELKGEFIEYQIKKWEAAEVPFVYEFSRGVGEFVNHFRPKIYDGKLYYLSLDRQMKCYSLNIEGVEIFNSTMEIVDFAVFESEIALILFEEEQSETRLYFFREGKLERTKTAHLREIDYLGKDRLLVVRNNLGISSIEILSLRTERVTRIFTPLDPSTQIDNIRVSCDGSLIAFRINNKGDKSLAIYNSSTEKFGFFDVTNDFSIGGWVSEGFLISVKNEFGSDVYVVTSEGEMIGKSSFSRYVREPVMIADGVIAVGQLQGRKLLFSSNTKPTDYSLESKEIILSPPQEIEGVAYNGFSDWRFVSLLPFKGISVLFSDLTFRNKLLGGVSFDFETMLPGINVQLFSEDYLPVDFSLSLEYANLEPKALLNVYRRYRINPKLSFGWKASLEYPLRIAGSLDAALEDSSALYGGQASLNTLINVRDTQTATSNLVDVGINVDFDWNKHGFTIDSTIYSRVTFGEEPSIVPVELWGFRDDTNIVVGFSLDSDYVISRRGLNVMNLVHFSEEGIGGKIDFLIGSRFSWRIAIYKFETAFLYAAYPMHIKAGIMLENTRLLPYLDFELIY, encoded by the coding sequence TTGTTCAGAAGATATTTCTTGATAACATTTCTCTTATTGTCGGCATTTCTTTCCGGGTATTCATTTAGGGATCTCGACTGGTTGAAGCATGAGTCCGATCACTTTGTATACTTGTACCATAAGGAAGTGGCTTCCTCTATTTTTCAGGTTGAGGCGTTGGCGGAAGATGCCTTTGATACTCTAAGTGAGTTGTTTGGCAATCCGTTTAAAGAGAAGATAACTGTGATCATCGGTGGCTATGAAGATCGTTCTAATGGGCTGGCAAATCCAGTTCTTGAATCGATTTATATAATGACAGTTGGAATGGACTACCCATATAGAAACGACGGTTTTTGGCTGGAAGAGGTGATCACTCACGAACTGACTCACCTGTTTCAGATCACTTCGGTCACTGAATTTGGAAACATACTGAGAAACTATGTCTCCAAAGCCTATTTGCCCAATGCACTTCAGCCTATGTGGCTTACTGAAGGCTTTGCTCAATTGGGAAGTGAACTAATCGGAGATCTTTACGAGTACGACTACAGGCGATTGCCTTTTCTGCTAGATCAATTAATGGAAAATGAGCCATTTTCGGAGGAGACTGTAGTAACAGGGTTCAGCGGAATAGGCGGAGAGTCTTACTACAATTACGGCTATGCTTTTCTTTCTTATCTTTCCGAGACTTACGGAATCGAAAGCTTACTGGAACTTGTGAAAGTGAAGAGGGGACTTCTTGGTCTCACGGGGATAGAGCTTGCGATAAAGAAGGTATATGGAAAAAGCTATGAAGAGCTTAAAGGGGAGTTCATAGAATATCAAATCAAGAAATGGGAAGCTGCGGAAGTACCCTTCGTTTACGAATTCTCACGTGGCGTTGGCGAATTCGTCAATCATTTCAGACCAAAGATTTATGACGGGAAACTTTACTATCTTTCTCTTGATAGGCAGATGAAATGTTATTCTCTCAACATCGAAGGCGTTGAGATATTTAATTCTACAATGGAGATTGTGGATTTCGCAGTCTTTGAAAGCGAAATAGCGCTTATCCTCTTTGAAGAGGAGCAATCCGAAACCAGATTGTATTTCTTTAGGGAAGGCAAGTTAGAGAGAACAAAAACGGCTCATCTTCGTGAAATCGATTATTTGGGCAAGGATAGGCTTCTTGTTGTGAGAAACAATCTCGGCATTTCTTCGATAGAAATCCTTTCTTTGAGAACGGAAAGGGTAACCAGGATCTTCACGCCACTTGATCCTTCGACTCAAATTGACAATATAAGAGTATCTTGTGACGGCAGTTTAATTGCATTCAGAATTAACAATAAAGGCGACAAGTCACTGGCGATTTATAACTCAAGCACCGAAAAGTTTGGATTTTTTGACGTTACGAATGATTTCTCGATTGGTGGTTGGGTTTCCGAGGGATTTTTAATTTCTGTTAAGAACGAGTTCGGCAGCGATGTTTATGTTGTCACATCTGAAGGTGAGATGATCGGAAAGAGCTCCTTCTCAAGATATGTTAGGGAACCAGTAATGATTGCAGACGGCGTGATTGCCGTAGGCCAGCTTCAGGGAAGGAAGCTGCTCTTCTCCTCCAACACAAAACCAACCGATTATAGTTTGGAGAGCAAAGAAATTATTTTGAGTCCTCCTCAAGAAATAGAGGGAGTCGCTTACAACGGCTTTTCAGACTGGAGATTCGTTTCGCTACTTCCCTTTAAGGGGATTTCGGTGCTCTTTTCCGACCTAACTTTTCGCAACAAGCTTCTTGGAGGGGTGTCGTTCGACTTCGAGACGATGTTGCCTGGAATCAATGTTCAACTCTTCAGCGAAGACTATTTGCCGGTGGATTTCTCTCTGTCGCTCGAATATGCCAATCTTGAGCCGAAAGCTCTGTTAAACGTTTACAGGCGCTACAGGATCAATCCCAAGCTTTCTTTCGGTTGGAAAGCTTCGCTTGAGTATCCTTTGAGAATTGCCGGTTCCCTCGACGCGGCCCTTGAGGATTCCTCAGCACTGTACGGAGGTCAGGCCTCGCTCAATACACTGATAAATGTTCGAGACACTCAGACGGCGACTTCTAATCTCGTAGATGTTGGAATAAACGTAGACTTCGATTGGAATAAGCACGGATTTACTATAGATTCGACAATTTACTCCAGAGTTACTTTCGGGGAAGAGCCTTCCATAGTCCCGGTGGAACTTTGGGGCTTTAGAGACGACACTAACATTGTTGTCGGCTTTTCCCTGGACTCGGATTATGTCATTTCGAGAAGGGGTCTCAATGTGATGAATCTCGTCCATTTCTCAGAGGAAGGTATTGGGGGAAAGATCGACTTTTTGATCGGTAGTCGGTTTTCCTGGAGAATAGCTATCTACAAGTTTGAAACAGCCTTCCTGTACGCAGCCTATCCCATGCACATAAAAGCAGGAATCATGCTTGAAAACACTAGACTGCTCCCTTATCTGGATTTTGAGCTAATATATTAG
- a CDS encoding glycoside hydrolase family 31 protein: MKKRFFRYLNSVVKVSVVREGKTKLKSGAVIIEPEEELDELGACQLLGVLDLGQARTFVSRAGNEMNVAENDAGYVVNITLQKNQAVLGLGETMGPLNKRGSIYEMYNTDEPDHSPSKRRLYSSLPVFHIVSPEEQFALFLDHPGYSSFDIGFENRDTIKISIEGDGFDLFIFVGSPSDTIRRIFKLTGNPLLFPAWSLGYHQSRWSYANEEAVLEIAENFRRRRIPCDAIHLDIDYMDDFKVFTWDKNRFPNPSSLTAKLSSMGIKTVAIIDPGVKAQDGFDIYEEGQKKDLFCLRKDGSPFRAAVWPGESRLPDFLNSAAREWWGQHYDRLIKNGVSGFWNDMNEPAIFYTPESLLELKLMAEELHDSGIETEFLFGKIISKKKYYDHGVDFVQKDDDGNTHSHREVRNIYGFNMARSAYEGIRKSKSDLRPFNITRSSYPGIQRYAVLWTGDNASQWEQLLNEIRLIQSISLAGVSFTGCDVGGFGDDCSGELLVRWTQFGAFLPFFRNHSAIGTRNQEPWAFDKEVEELVREAIELRYSLLPYLYSVHKQSANGEMTMVRPLALIWPGDSETYYADDQFMIGPSIMVAPVYQRNSEGRHVYLPGEEWLDLNTRKVVNSGHSWAKAPLNIIPYFLKKDSLIAMTDGLQFVKSGSWKTLKFLGFVKDRAEFYLYEDDGLTEAYKRGEYSSKTIIVDNTSNGLKVEVKPQEGSFKCDERRIEFEIHDGRKLYKRSIIDSPDGYEFLIY; encoded by the coding sequence TTGAAGAAACGCTTCTTTCGTTATTTGAATTCTGTTGTTAAGGTCAGTGTTGTGAGAGAGGGAAAGACAAAGCTGAAGAGCGGCGCGGTGATAATTGAACCCGAAGAGGAACTTGACGAGCTGGGTGCATGTCAACTTCTAGGCGTATTAGATCTTGGACAGGCTAGAACATTTGTTTCAAGAGCCGGTAATGAGATGAATGTCGCTGAGAATGACGCCGGTTATGTTGTGAACATCACGCTCCAGAAGAACCAGGCTGTCCTAGGGCTAGGAGAGACAATGGGACCTTTGAACAAAAGAGGCAGTATCTATGAGATGTACAATACCGACGAACCTGATCACTCGCCATCAAAGAGGAGACTGTATTCATCTCTTCCCGTTTTCCACATTGTTTCCCCCGAAGAGCAGTTCGCTCTTTTTCTTGACCATCCAGGTTATTCGAGTTTTGACATTGGATTTGAAAATAGAGACACAATCAAAATAAGCATTGAGGGGGACGGTTTCGATCTTTTCATTTTCGTTGGGAGTCCTTCTGATACAATTAGACGCATCTTCAAGCTCACAGGGAATCCATTGTTGTTTCCTGCCTGGTCCTTAGGTTACCATCAGTCTAGATGGTCATATGCAAACGAAGAAGCGGTTTTAGAGATTGCTGAAAATTTCAGGAGACGCCGCATTCCGTGCGATGCAATTCATTTGGATATTGATTACATGGATGATTTCAAGGTCTTCACGTGGGACAAAAATCGCTTCCCTAATCCTTCTTCCTTGACGGCTAAGCTGTCAAGCATGGGGATCAAGACTGTTGCAATAATCGATCCGGGGGTCAAAGCTCAGGACGGGTTTGATATTTACGAAGAAGGGCAGAAGAAAGACTTGTTCTGTTTGAGAAAGGACGGTAGCCCATTTAGAGCTGCTGTCTGGCCTGGAGAATCGAGGCTCCCAGATTTTCTAAACTCTGCCGCAAGAGAGTGGTGGGGACAACACTATGATCGTCTTATAAAGAATGGAGTCTCAGGATTCTGGAACGACATGAACGAACCTGCTATCTTCTATACACCGGAATCTCTTTTAGAACTTAAGCTTATGGCCGAAGAGCTTCATGATTCTGGAATCGAAACTGAATTCCTTTTTGGAAAGATTATTTCGAAGAAGAAGTATTACGATCACGGAGTAGATTTCGTTCAAAAGGATGACGATGGGAACACTCATTCTCATAGAGAGGTAAGAAATATCTATGGCTTCAATATGGCTCGTTCCGCATACGAAGGAATCAGGAAGAGCAAGTCTGATCTGAGACCGTTCAATATAACCAGGTCTTCGTATCCTGGAATACAACGTTATGCAGTCCTGTGGACTGGTGACAATGCAAGTCAATGGGAGCAGCTTCTGAATGAGATTAGGCTGATTCAGTCTATCTCCTTAGCAGGAGTTAGTTTCACCGGATGCGATGTCGGAGGGTTCGGTGACGATTGCTCCGGAGAATTGCTAGTTCGTTGGACACAGTTTGGGGCTTTCCTCCCTTTCTTCAGAAATCATAGCGCCATAGGGACAAGGAATCAGGAACCCTGGGCCTTCGACAAGGAAGTTGAGGAACTTGTAAGGGAAGCGATTGAGCTACGATATTCTCTTCTTCCATACCTGTATTCGGTACATAAACAATCTGCAAACGGGGAGATGACTATGGTTAGACCGCTCGCTCTGATTTGGCCCGGCGATAGCGAAACGTATTATGCCGACGACCAGTTCATGATCGGTCCTTCGATAATGGTAGCTCCCGTTTATCAAAGAAATTCCGAAGGAAGGCATGTTTATCTTCCAGGCGAAGAGTGGCTTGATCTCAACACCAGAAAAGTGGTCAACAGCGGTCATTCATGGGCAAAAGCACCTCTCAACATCATTCCTTACTTTTTGAAGAAAGACTCGCTCATTGCCATGACGGACGGTCTGCAATTTGTGAAAAGCGGCTCCTGGAAAACTCTGAAGTTCTTGGGCTTTGTTAAGGATAGGGCCGAATTCTACCTATATGAGGATGATGGTCTCACAGAGGCATATAAGAGAGGCGAGTATTCATCAAAAACAATCATAGTTGATAATACTTCAAACGGGCTGAAGGTTGAAGTCAAACCCCAAGAAGGTAGCTTCAAGTGTGATGAAAGAAGGATAGAGTTCGAAATACACGATGGAAGAAAGCTTTATAAAAGATCGATTATAGATTCCCCGGATGGTTATGAGTTTCTAATATATTAG
- a CDS encoding SCP2 sterol-binding domain-containing protein, translating to MTVREAVCKIKSLRAERLSEISGTYMFFIAGGEPSKFAVEILDGRLEVYEEDKPSDCSISTDLETFEGIVGGAVNPFAAFMSGKLKISGDLTFAMKLNKLLGGE from the coding sequence ATGACCGTAAGGGAGGCAGTCTGTAAGATAAAGAGCCTGAGAGCCGAAAGGCTTTCAGAAATCAGCGGCACATATATGTTTTTCATCGCGGGTGGGGAACCATCAAAATTCGCTGTCGAAATCTTGGATGGAAGACTTGAAGTGTACGAGGAAGACAAACCTTCGGATTGTTCCATAAGTACTGATCTTGAAACCTTCGAAGGAATTGTCGGAGGAGCTGTCAATCCTTTTGCTGCTTTTATGAGCGGAAAACTCAAGATTTCCGGAGATCTGACTTTCGCAATGAAATTGAACAAGCTACTTGGAGGTGAATAG
- a CDS encoding lactate utilization protein, translating to MRNSLRRWKNEKLSERLAKVFESKAIKFMYFPDKEMVVDAVSKLVPDEATVSAGGSLTLQETGVSDLLKSGKYNFLDRDSVSGNEEKKRIMISAFEADYYFCSANAITESGEILLLDGNGNRAAAVTFGPDKVILIAGVNKVVSDLDAGIKRIRSIAPMNAKRLNLHTPCAESGLCTDCDSDERICEIYSIIVDSRRRPWRYTVILVGEELGL from the coding sequence ATGAGAAACAGTCTAAGGCGTTGGAAGAACGAGAAACTCTCTGAAAGACTTGCGAAAGTTTTCGAGAGTAAGGCGATAAAATTCATGTACTTCCCCGATAAAGAGATGGTCGTAGATGCGGTTTCAAAGCTCGTTCCTGACGAAGCAACTGTGAGTGCGGGAGGTTCCCTTACTCTTCAGGAAACTGGGGTATCCGACCTTCTGAAGTCTGGAAAGTACAACTTTCTTGATAGAGATTCTGTTTCTGGTAATGAGGAAAAGAAGAGGATAATGATCAGTGCGTTTGAGGCCGATTATTATTTCTGCAGTGCAAATGCCATTACTGAAAGTGGCGAGATACTTTTGCTTGATGGCAACGGTAACAGGGCTGCCGCCGTTACCTTCGGGCCCGACAAAGTGATTCTAATTGCTGGAGTTAACAAGGTTGTCAGCGATTTAGACGCTGGAATCAAGAGGATTAGATCAATAGCACCGATGAACGCTAAAAGATTGAATCTGCATACTCCCTGTGCTGAAAGCGGTCTCTGTACCGACTGCGACAGCGATGAAAGGATTTGTGAAATATACTCGATAATTGTTGATTCAAGAAGAAGACCCTGGAGATACACAGTTATTCTGGTCGGTGAAGAACTGGGCTTATGA
- a CDS encoding acylphosphatase — MRTVRIRVYGRVQGVGFRYYALYTARSLGITGYVRNEPDGSVEIVGSGRDPDIEAFIESIDRGPTYANVTKTEIEELPFMRFEYFEIR; from the coding sequence ATGAGGACGGTGAGGATTAGAGTCTACGGACGCGTACAGGGAGTGGGGTTTAGATATTACGCTCTGTACACCGCCAGGTCTCTGGGCATAACTGGCTATGTCAGGAACGAACCCGATGGGAGCGTCGAGATAGTTGGCTCTGGGAGAGATCCCGATATTGAGGCTTTTATTGAAAGCATTGATCGGGGCCCTACGTATGCAAATGTAACCAAGACGGAAATTGAAGAGCTACCCTTCATGAGATTCGAGTATTTTGAAATCAGATAA
- a CDS encoding HD domain-containing protein, protein MDFDRLINCIPHIKEILGVVEKAFENYDDPAHDISHVLRVTESASEIAIREGANLEIAVIAALLHDIKRPEEDFTGIDHAESGAKYAFQLLNEMGFESQFTFEVSEAIKVHRYSSGLNPSSMSARILQDADRLDAIGAIAVARVFSFSGKTGTPLHSPKLKPGDSYKGYSSTAINHFFEKILKITPESFWTKTAKEIAENRYRFVVQFVKQFLSEWGGI, encoded by the coding sequence GTGGACTTTGACCGACTCATCAACTGCATACCGCACATAAAAGAAATTTTGGGCGTTGTCGAGAAGGCTTTTGAGAATTACGACGACCCGGCTCATGACATCTCTCATGTTCTACGAGTAACTGAAAGTGCGAGTGAAATAGCCATCCGTGAAGGGGCAAACCTCGAAATTGCGGTCATTGCTGCACTTCTTCACGATATTAAGCGACCCGAAGAGGATTTCACTGGAATAGATCATGCGGAGAGCGGAGCGAAATATGCGTTTCAGCTTTTGAATGAGATGGGTTTCGAATCTCAATTCACTTTCGAAGTCTCTGAAGCAATTAAGGTGCACCGATATTCTTCTGGATTAAACCCTTCCAGCATGTCGGCAAGAATACTGCAAGATGCCGATAGGCTCGATGCAATAGGTGCTATTGCTGTCGCAAGGGTTTTTTCATTTTCGGGAAAAACGGGAACTCCTCTTCATTCACCAAAGCTCAAGCCAGGTGATTCATACAAAGGGTACTCAAGTACTGCCATTAATCATTTCTTTGAGAAGATATTGAAGATAACTCCGGAGAGTTTCTGGACGAAGACCGCAAAGGAAATCGCAGAAAACCGCTACAGATTTGTCGTGCAATTCGTGAAACAGTTTCTTTCAGAATGGGGTGGGATCTGA
- the surE gene encoding 5'/3'-nucleotidase SurE: MNILVTNDDGIMSPGIIKLAEALSEEHDVLVVAPDVERSATGHAITIRTPLWAKQVKVGNKNIGYAINGTPADCVKLGLLAISEKKIDLVISGVNKGQNMGIDVLYSGTVSGALEGAVMDTPSIAVSSSDWSNPEFETAAAFMVSFLRVFDVKMMPDFTALNINVPSVKSEELKGWKVTRQSRRRYKDYFEKRKDPYGNNYYWIFGEVVEDECSTDCDYNAVKSGFVSITPLHAIMTDNDYFEKLKEISRGW, from the coding sequence TTGAATATCCTGGTTACAAATGACGATGGAATAATGTCGCCCGGAATTATAAAACTCGCGGAAGCGCTTTCGGAAGAACATGATGTCCTAGTTGTTGCTCCAGACGTTGAAAGAAGTGCAACTGGGCATGCAATAACAATCAGAACCCCGCTTTGGGCCAAGCAAGTAAAAGTTGGCAACAAAAACATCGGATATGCCATAAACGGTACGCCTGCCGACTGTGTTAAACTTGGACTTCTGGCAATTTCCGAAAAGAAGATCGATCTGGTCATCAGTGGTGTAAACAAGGGTCAGAACATGGGTATAGATGTCCTTTATTCGGGAACGGTTTCAGGTGCTCTAGAAGGCGCCGTAATGGATACTCCATCGATTGCAGTTTCAAGTAGTGACTGGAGTAATCCGGAATTCGAGACTGCCGCAGCGTTTATGGTAAGTTTTCTCAGAGTCTTTGATGTTAAGATGATGCCAGACTTCACGGCCCTCAATATAAATGTCCCTTCTGTCAAATCTGAGGAGCTCAAGGGTTGGAAGGTGACGAGGCAGAGCAGAAGGAGATACAAGGACTATTTCGAAAAGAGAAAAGATCCATACGGAAATAACTACTACTGGATATTCGGAGAGGTAGTTGAAGATGAGTGCTCAACCGATTGCGATTATAATGCCGTAAAGTCTGGATTCGTATCGATAACCCCTCTCCACGCAATAATGACAGATAATGATTACTTTGAGAAACTGAAAGAGATTTCAAGAGGGTGGTAA